The following proteins come from a genomic window of Nocardiopsis sp. YSL2:
- the dop gene encoding depupylase/deamidase Dop yields the protein MSVRRIMGIETEYGISVPGNPGANAMVTSTQVVNAYLAASAARARRARWDFEEENPLRDARGFDLAREVADPTQLTDEDLGLANVILTNGARLYVDHAHPEYSAPEVTNPMDAVLWDKAGERVMADAAARASATPGIEPIQLYKNNTDNKGASYGCHENYLMSRSTPFGDIVRHLIPFFVSRQVVCGAGKVGIGADGQGSGFQISQRADFFEVEVGLETTLKRPIINTRDEPHSDPDRYRRLHVIIGDANMSELSTYLKLGSTALVLSMIEDGFLSVDLSLETPVADLRAVSHDPGLTHRVRLRDGRRMTALELQGEYLDQARKYVEDRFGTDVDPDTADVLDRWESVLTRLGSDPMSLSGELDWVTKLKVLEGYRSRDSLDWSHPRLQLVDLQYSDVRADKGIYNRMASRGRMTRLLEERQVQRAVTEPPEDTRAYFRGRCLAKYADEVAAASWDSVIFDLPGYDSLQRVPTLEPTRGTKEHVGALLDNSPTAADLVAVLTGSGRG from the coding sequence ATGAGTGTGCGGCGGATTATGGGTATCGAGACCGAATACGGGATCTCCGTTCCCGGCAACCCCGGGGCCAACGCGATGGTCACCTCCACCCAGGTGGTGAACGCCTATCTGGCGGCGTCCGCTGCCCGGGCCCGGCGTGCCCGGTGGGACTTCGAGGAGGAGAACCCGCTGCGCGACGCCCGCGGGTTCGATCTGGCGCGTGAGGTCGCCGACCCCACGCAGCTCACCGACGAGGACCTGGGGCTGGCCAACGTCATCCTCACCAACGGTGCGCGGCTGTACGTCGACCACGCTCACCCGGAGTACTCGGCGCCCGAGGTCACCAACCCGATGGACGCGGTCCTGTGGGACAAGGCCGGGGAGCGGGTGATGGCCGACGCGGCGGCTCGCGCGAGCGCCACACCGGGCATCGAGCCGATCCAGCTGTACAAGAACAACACCGACAACAAGGGCGCCTCCTACGGTTGTCACGAGAACTACCTGATGAGCCGGTCGACGCCGTTCGGCGACATCGTGCGGCACCTGATCCCCTTCTTCGTCTCGCGGCAGGTCGTGTGCGGGGCGGGCAAGGTCGGCATCGGCGCGGACGGGCAGGGGTCGGGGTTCCAGATCTCCCAGCGCGCGGACTTCTTCGAGGTCGAGGTGGGGTTGGAGACCACGCTCAAGCGCCCCATCATCAACACGCGCGATGAGCCCCACTCCGACCCGGACCGGTACCGCCGGCTGCACGTGATCATCGGCGACGCCAACATGAGCGAGCTGTCCACGTACCTGAAGCTGGGCAGTACGGCACTGGTGCTGTCGATGATCGAGGACGGGTTCCTCAGCGTGGACCTGTCGCTGGAGACCCCGGTGGCCGACCTGCGGGCGGTCTCGCACGACCCCGGCCTGACCCACCGGGTCCGGCTGCGCGACGGGCGGCGCATGACGGCGCTGGAGCTGCAGGGCGAGTACCTGGACCAGGCGCGCAAGTACGTCGAGGACAGGTTCGGCACCGACGTGGACCCCGACACCGCCGACGTGCTGGACCGCTGGGAGTCGGTCCTGACGCGTCTGGGTTCGGATCCGATGAGCCTGTCCGGTGAGCTGGACTGGGTGACCAAGCTCAAGGTGCTGGAGGGCTACCGCTCGCGCGACTCCCTGGACTGGTCGCACCCGCGCCTGCAGCTGGTGGACCTGCAGTACTCGGACGTGCGGGCGGACAAGGGGATCTACAACCGCATGGCCTCGCGCGGGCGCATGACGCGCCTGCTGGAGGAGCGGCAGGTCCAGCGCGCGGTCACCGAGCCGCCGGAGGACACCCGGGCCTACTTCCGCGGCCGCTGCCTGGCCAAGTACGCCGACGAGGTCGCGGCGGCCTCCTGGGACTCGGTGATCTTCGACCTGCCGGGCTACGACTCCCTGCAGCGGGTCCCCACCCTGGAACCGACCCGGGGCACCAAGGAGCACGTGGGCGCCCTGCTGGACAACTCGCCGACGGCGGCCGACCTGGTCGCGGTGCTCACGGGCTCCGGTCGGGGCTAG
- a CDS encoding DUF4352 domain-containing protein: MEPRDPGRPPPRTPRRLTFVVAATVAVLLAAAAGTALAVTLSPLWTQQRQVAVEEATPPPEPEAAPPTRPPAPDPPTASDTAEAVPESVPPEAYDGTSTRVGTLLLQVERCYTDTHITDGFAYEDDAPAGMEFHIFRLTVTNEGNAPTAFDTEGTVGTTTDGRVLRHDPDAEFTVAWDYFWDDIEPGASVTSYVLFTAPTGTEFTEILVSGEGLLEPDR; the protein is encoded by the coding sequence ATGGAACCTCGGGATCCGGGCCGACCGCCCCCGAGAACTCCGCGCCGACTCACCTTCGTGGTGGCGGCGACGGTGGCCGTGCTCCTGGCCGCGGCCGCCGGCACCGCGCTGGCGGTCACCCTGTCGCCCCTGTGGACGCAGCAGCGTCAAGTCGCGGTGGAGGAGGCCACACCGCCGCCGGAGCCGGAGGCGGCTCCGCCCACCCGGCCGCCCGCACCCGACCCCCCGACCGCGAGCGACACCGCCGAAGCGGTTCCCGAGTCCGTGCCGCCGGAGGCCTACGACGGCACCAGCACCCGTGTCGGCACCCTGCTGCTGCAGGTGGAGCGGTGCTACACCGACACCCACATCACCGACGGATTCGCCTACGAGGACGACGCCCCCGCAGGCATGGAGTTCCACATCTTCCGGCTCACCGTCACCAACGAGGGCAACGCGCCGACCGCCTTCGACACCGAGGGGACCGTCGGAACGACCACCGACGGCCGGGTCCTGCGGCACGACCCCGACGCGGAGTTCACCGTCGCCTGGGACTACTTCTGGGACGACATCGAACCAGGTGCCTCCGTGACCTCCTACGTCCTCTTCACCGCTCCCACCGGAACGGAGTTCACCGAGATCCTGGTCTCCGGCGAGGGACTCCTCGAACCCGACCGGTAG
- a CDS encoding PucR family transcriptional regulator → MITPRDITRAPDLEVRAVAGRAGLDRPIRWAHVTELHDPVHWLRGGELVLTAGIGLGAADADRRAYVRRLHEAGCVGLGVALDGPGATVPPAVLAEGDRLGLPVLSVEGETPFIAVVEAVAAHHAAERGRAQSHVLTAQDAMARAALRSGPAGVVTTLAASTDGQSLLLDRNGMTSAAAPATEQPWHRLVRSTVAGAGRRPRGMAVLDDEGAAVLLQNLGPAGRTLGWLALSCGSEVTPHTRMLANHAASLLAVDLLHSRDTRRALHHQRAPHLAAAVSGRAAPPLTLPDPPWEVVCLPSEEPRALMDEAADALSDVLGATDAADRAGLCALADAVVAVLPAGTGAHAGERLLRALADVPNGPRGAGACGARRTSDLPSALTRARQAASEGYRNADEADAWDLFRSAVPREGARAFTESVLGSLHDHDGRHGTDLAHTLLHYLDHGAQVEAAARDLGVHRNTLRSRLRTAERVLGRPLDAPRTRLELWTALSLTPMPCRDRTWHS, encoded by the coding sequence GTGATCACCCCTCGCGACATCACCCGCGCGCCGGACCTGGAGGTCAGGGCGGTGGCCGGCCGTGCCGGGCTCGACCGGCCGATCCGCTGGGCGCACGTGACCGAACTGCACGACCCCGTCCACTGGCTCCGGGGCGGCGAGCTCGTCCTGACCGCCGGCATCGGCCTGGGCGCCGCCGACGCCGACCGGCGCGCCTACGTCCGCCGCCTGCACGAGGCCGGGTGCGTCGGCCTGGGCGTGGCACTGGACGGCCCCGGCGCCACCGTCCCGCCCGCCGTCCTCGCCGAGGGCGACCGCCTGGGCCTGCCCGTCCTCAGCGTGGAGGGCGAGACCCCCTTCATCGCCGTGGTCGAGGCCGTGGCCGCCCACCACGCCGCCGAGCGAGGCCGGGCCCAGAGCCACGTGCTCACCGCCCAGGACGCCATGGCCCGCGCCGCCCTGCGCTCGGGCCCGGCCGGAGTCGTCACCACCCTGGCCGCCTCCACCGACGGACAGTCGCTGCTGTTGGACCGCAACGGCATGACCAGCGCCGCCGCCCCGGCCACCGAGCAGCCCTGGCATCGACTCGTGCGCTCCACGGTGGCCGGCGCCGGACGGCGGCCGCGCGGCATGGCGGTGCTCGACGACGAGGGGGCGGCGGTCCTGCTCCAGAACCTGGGACCGGCCGGACGGACGCTCGGATGGCTGGCCCTGTCCTGCGGGTCCGAGGTCACACCGCACACCAGGATGCTCGCCAACCACGCCGCGTCCCTGCTCGCGGTGGACCTGCTGCACTCACGCGACACCCGGCGCGCACTGCACCACCAGCGCGCGCCCCATCTGGCGGCGGCGGTCTCCGGCCGCGCCGCGCCCCCGCTGACACTGCCCGACCCGCCCTGGGAGGTGGTGTGCCTGCCGAGCGAGGAGCCCCGTGCCCTGATGGACGAGGCGGCCGACGCCCTGTCCGACGTGCTCGGCGCCACCGACGCGGCCGACCGCGCCGGGTTGTGCGCACTGGCCGACGCGGTCGTGGCGGTCCTGCCCGCCGGAACGGGCGCGCACGCCGGGGAGCGCCTGCTGCGCGCGCTCGCGGACGTGCCGAACGGACCCCGGGGCGCGGGCGCCTGCGGCGCCCGCCGGACCTCCGATCTGCCCTCCGCGCTGACCAGGGCCCGCCAGGCCGCATCGGAGGGCTACCGCAACGCCGACGAGGCCGACGCGTGGGACCTGTTCCGCTCGGCGGTGCCGCGGGAGGGCGCTCGGGCCTTCACCGAGTCCGTACTGGGCTCCCTGCACGACCACGACGGCCGCCACGGCACCGACCTCGCGCACACGCTGCTGCACTACCTCGACCACGGGGCGCAGGTCGAGGCGGCCGCGCGTGACCTGGGGGTGCACCGCAACACCCTGCGGTCCCGGCTCCGCACGGCCGAGCGCGTCCTGGGGCGCCCGCTGGACGCGCCGCGCACCCGCCTGGAACTGTGGACGGCTCTGAGCCTGACCCCCATGCCCTGCCGCGACCGGACCTGGCACTCCTGA
- a CDS encoding MFS transporter, producing the protein MTHRTSLTSAHPARAATAAFVGTTIEWFDFYIYATAASLVFATTFFPEGVDPVVGLMASFATFSVGFFARPLGGIVFGHFGDRLGRRSALVVTLLMMGTATFCVGLLPTYEQAGFVAPLLLVVLRFVQGIAVGGEWGGAVLMAVEHAPEEHKTFYGSFAQLGNPAGALLATGSFGLITAWDADLLYTWGWRLPFLASVVLVLVGLVIRLKVEESPVFAAAQEGPDEPEGLPVREAVRTSWRSLLLGIGVLPVAVGGYYIVTTFLQAYGVTEVGISEQVILNGLTLAAFVELVATLGVSWLGDRFGTVRVVTVGLAAVAVLALPQFLVMSTGSTALILIMLCAMRLAMATVYGPIARVLAQMYPPRVRYTAISIAYQVAGALFGGLSPLVCTALYAATGSILSVVGLLVVMALVSIVCLRRAPRHRDAELLAA; encoded by the coding sequence ATGACACACCGCACATCCCTCACGTCCGCGCACCCCGCGCGGGCGGCGACGGCGGCCTTCGTCGGTACGACGATCGAATGGTTCGACTTCTACATCTACGCCACCGCCGCGAGCCTGGTCTTCGCGACCACGTTCTTCCCCGAGGGCGTCGACCCCGTGGTCGGCCTGATGGCGTCGTTCGCGACGTTCTCGGTCGGCTTCTTCGCCCGACCGCTGGGCGGCATCGTCTTCGGACACTTCGGTGACCGGCTGGGCCGCAGGTCGGCCCTGGTCGTCACCCTGCTGATGATGGGAACGGCCACGTTCTGCGTCGGCCTGCTGCCCACCTACGAGCAGGCCGGGTTCGTGGCGCCGCTGCTCCTGGTCGTCCTGCGCTTCGTCCAGGGCATCGCCGTGGGCGGGGAGTGGGGCGGCGCGGTCCTGATGGCCGTGGAGCACGCGCCGGAGGAGCACAAGACCTTCTACGGCTCCTTCGCCCAGCTCGGCAACCCCGCCGGAGCGCTGCTGGCGACCGGATCGTTCGGACTCATCACCGCCTGGGACGCCGACCTTCTCTACACCTGGGGTTGGCGCCTTCCGTTCCTGGCCTCCGTCGTGCTGGTCCTGGTGGGCCTGGTCATCCGCCTGAAGGTGGAGGAGTCCCCGGTCTTCGCCGCGGCCCAGGAGGGGCCGGACGAGCCCGAGGGCCTGCCCGTGCGCGAGGCGGTGCGCACCTCCTGGCGTTCGCTGCTGCTGGGTATCGGCGTCCTGCCGGTCGCCGTGGGCGGCTACTACATCGTCACCACGTTCCTGCAGGCCTACGGGGTCACCGAAGTCGGTATCAGCGAACAGGTCATCCTCAACGGGCTGACCCTGGCGGCCTTCGTGGAGCTGGTCGCCACTCTGGGGGTGTCCTGGCTGGGCGACCGCTTCGGCACCGTGCGCGTGGTCACCGTGGGCCTGGCGGCCGTGGCCGTCCTCGCGCTGCCGCAGTTCCTGGTCATGTCGACCGGCAGCACCGCGCTGATCCTGATCATGCTGTGCGCCATGCGCCTGGCGATGGCCACCGTCTACGGGCCGATCGCGCGCGTGCTCGCCCAGATGTACCCGCCCCGGGTGCGCTACACGGCGATCTCGATCGCCTACCAGGTGGCCGGCGCCCTGTTCGGCGGGCTCTCGCCGCTGGTGTGCACGGCGCTGTACGCCGCGACCGGCAGCATCCTGTCCGTCGTCGGACTCCTGGTCGTGATGGCGCTGGTGAGCATCGTGTGCCTGCGCAGGGCGCCGCGCCACCGGGACGCCGAACTGCTGGCCGCCTGA
- a CDS encoding amidohydrolase, which translates to MSALLIHNASVLTMDDANPRAAAVAVREGRVRLVGTAEQARAAAGPGAVEVDAGGRTVLPGFIDPHNHLLSTAESLAAVDAGYPRVGSAADLVRVVAQEAARTPAGQWIRAFHMDDAKFPGGRPTRRHLDEATDEHPVIVYHVSGHQAVVNSAALAWSGITENVTDPAGGSFVRDEAGRLTGMVLDSAMELLLPLAVDIGCHGPNFHTALPADQLLGWLADAAGPYLSAGVTTVCDPQVSARELRVYRAARAAGTLPLRTFGMPLSHQLDALTSAGLASPFGDDWLRLTGMKFYSDGTLLGGTAKFSVPYGEHGEFAGSLYHDPDRLVDLVTRAAGEGWQVAIHTQGDAAMEHTLAAIASAARVSGPDARPRVEHCGYPTPEQAKRFTDHGVIPVNQPNFLHDSGGDFLRRLGERAHRLQPMREEIDLGLRPVLSSDSFVSSLRPMDTVANAVCRTTREGLEIGADQAVTLHEALRAHTLDAAHALGVEDRLGALRPGHLADLVVLDADVEAMDSDRLRTVGAWLTVLDGEVVHEAG; encoded by the coding sequence GTGTCCGCTCTGCTGATCCACAACGCCAGCGTCCTGACCATGGACGACGCCAATCCCAGGGCCGCCGCCGTGGCCGTGCGGGAGGGGAGGGTCCGACTCGTCGGGACCGCCGAGCAGGCCCGCGCCGCGGCGGGCCCCGGGGCGGTGGAGGTGGACGCGGGCGGCCGCACCGTCCTCCCCGGCTTCATCGACCCCCACAACCACCTGCTGTCCACGGCGGAGTCCCTGGCCGCCGTGGACGCGGGCTACCCGCGGGTGGGCAGCGCCGCCGACCTGGTCCGCGTGGTCGCGCAGGAGGCCGCCCGCACCCCGGCGGGCCAGTGGATCCGCGCCTTCCACATGGACGACGCCAAGTTCCCGGGCGGGCGGCCCACCCGCCGCCATCTGGACGAGGCCACCGACGAGCACCCGGTGATCGTCTACCACGTCTCCGGCCACCAGGCGGTGGTCAACTCCGCGGCGCTGGCCTGGAGCGGGATCACCGAGAACGTCACCGACCCGGCCGGGGGCTCGTTCGTCCGAGACGAGGCGGGCCGGCTGACGGGCATGGTGCTGGACTCGGCCATGGAACTGCTGCTGCCACTGGCCGTGGACATCGGCTGCCACGGCCCCAACTTCCACACCGCCCTGCCCGCCGACCAGCTCCTGGGCTGGCTCGCCGACGCGGCCGGGCCGTACCTGTCCGCCGGTGTGACCACGGTGTGCGACCCGCAGGTCTCCGCCCGCGAGCTGAGGGTGTACCGGGCGGCCCGCGCGGCGGGGACGCTGCCGCTGCGTACGTTCGGCATGCCCCTGTCGCACCAGCTCGACGCGCTCACCAGCGCGGGACTCGCCAGTCCCTTCGGCGACGACTGGCTGCGGCTGACCGGGATGAAGTTCTACTCCGACGGCACGCTGCTCGGCGGGACCGCGAAGTTCTCCGTTCCCTACGGTGAGCACGGCGAGTTCGCCGGCAGCCTCTACCACGACCCGGACCGGCTGGTGGACCTGGTCACCCGTGCGGCGGGGGAGGGGTGGCAGGTCGCGATCCACACCCAGGGAGACGCGGCCATGGAGCACACCCTGGCCGCGATCGCCTCGGCCGCGCGGGTCTCGGGGCCGGACGCGCGCCCGCGGGTGGAGCACTGCGGCTACCCCACCCCGGAGCAGGCCAAGCGCTTCACCGACCACGGGGTGATCCCGGTCAACCAGCCCAACTTCCTGCACGACAGCGGTGGCGACTTCCTGCGCCGGCTGGGCGAGCGCGCGCACCGGCTCCAGCCCATGCGCGAGGAGATCGACCTGGGGCTGCGGCCCGTCCTCTCCAGCGACTCCTTCGTCTCCAGCCTGCGCCCGATGGACACCGTCGCCAACGCGGTGTGCCGTACCACCCGGGAGGGGCTGGAGATCGGTGCCGACCAGGCGGTGACCCTGCACGAGGCGCTGCGCGCGCACACCCTCGACGCCGCCCACGCGCTGGGGGTGGAGGACCGCCTGGGGGCGCTGCGGCCGGGCCACCTGGCCGACCTGGTGGTCCTGGACGCCGATGTGGAGGCGATGGACTCCGACCGGCTGCGCACGGTGGGCGCGTGGCTGACCGTCCTGGACGGCGAGGTCGTGCACGAGGCCGGGTGA